The following coding sequences are from one Candidatus Borkfalkia ceftriaxoniphila window:
- a CDS encoding carbohydrate ABC transporter permease, translating into MPKVKTSTAEQTEFNSVQPKKIKNNLSMPRSRKIFIALMLAYPILHFLVFWLYININTFVISFERFSYTSGKNVFVGFMNYEEFFRNLSLPSSATLRHAIVNSILYLPFNNFILLPLSVICAYFLFKGVFGHRVFRVVFFFPSIISIVVLTMSFSFMFNTQFGPIVKILQNIGLGALVPPNGFFGTPGLTQGMVFLYCLWAGIGYNVVLLTGAITRIPEEVLEAGKLDGIPMRKELFMVVVPLIFPTISTLFITGSMVVFTLFLQPMLLANGGPNGTTYTVAYYIVDMVNNNRLEEAAAAGIIFSIIGIPIVQLIKWGMEKITPQVDF; encoded by the coding sequence ATGCCGAAAGTGAAAACGAGCACCGCGGAGCAGACGGAGTTTAATTCCGTACAGCCGAAAAAGATAAAAAACAATCTGAGCATGCCGCGTTCGCGTAAAATTTTTATCGCCTTGATGCTGGCATATCCTATTTTACATTTTTTGGTCTTTTGGCTGTATATCAACATCAATACATTTGTCATTTCATTTGAACGTTTTTCATATACGTCGGGCAAAAATGTTTTCGTCGGCTTTATGAACTATGAAGAGTTTTTCCGGAATCTGAGTTTGCCCTCGTCGGCGACGCTGCGCCATGCGATTGTCAACTCAATTTTGTATCTGCCTTTCAATAACTTCATATTATTGCCGCTGTCTGTCATCTGCGCTTATTTTTTGTTTAAAGGAGTATTCGGGCACAGAGTATTCCGCGTCGTTTTCTTTTTTCCCTCTATCATTTCGATCGTCGTATTGACGATGTCGTTTTCGTTCATGTTCAATACACAATTCGGGCCGATTGTCAAAATTCTGCAAAATATCGGGTTGGGGGCGCTTGTCCCTCCCAACGGATTTTTCGGAACGCCCGGACTTACACAGGGAATGGTGTTTTTATACTGCTTATGGGCGGGAATCGGATACAACGTAGTACTCCTCACGGGCGCGATTACAAGAATCCCCGAAGAAGTGCTCGAAGCGGGAAAACTCGACGGTATCCCCATGCGCAAAGAATTGTTTATGGTCGTCGTGCCGCTGATATTTCCGACCATTTCGACGCTGTTCATTACCGGAAGCATGGTCGTCTTTACTCTGTTTTTGCAGCCGATGCTGTTGGCGAACGGCGGTCCGAACGGAACCACATATACCGTCGCTTATTACATCGTCGATATGGTAAACAATAACAGGCTGGAAGAGGCGGCCGCCGCGGGCATTATATTCAGTATCATCGGTATACCGATCGTACAACTGATAAAATGGGGAATGGAAAAGATTACACCGCAGGTGGATTTTTAA
- a CDS encoding ABC transporter substrate-binding protein: protein MKKIIAIILGALCALSVVGCTNGRGGASNEIWIAFAETGYGREYLEDWIEEFQKAYPEDNWKFELEGDPQMTGQIGTRLSTDNEVPDIFFGLTTNWQQWASRGLLADLGDVYGAPVDDEGTTLLDFMRPGARDFGKVNGKYYAIPWNDSAAGLIYNKKIFDQYKLQVPQTVEDLYALCDTINRLPVNTDSDKTNDIAPFAWGGQVISYWDFVVQTWWAQYEGAERYSEYFKYDSVDGFKQEGRLKALEVFENLVVGKDGVPKNSYSGAMGDSHILSQMAFLQGKGAMIPMGAWMETEMRKSIPDGFEMLMMPTPFIAGAKTDASGKPIQVNASQAGDFFIVPKNAPNLEGAIKFMKFIHTKEMTLLYTENTGTARPFDYNPLEAEGLSDFQKSCLNIYENSVTVYEFSQSVLSWQNLVSKWPGTGSPYSRMILDNEKASDLYAEMNSYVSEKWPEWQKLIHM from the coding sequence ATGAAAAAAATTATTGCGATCATTTTGGGTGCGCTGTGCGCATTGTCTGTTGTCGGTTGTACGAACGGCAGAGGCGGCGCTTCCAACGAAATCTGGATTGCATTCGCAGAGACGGGATACGGCAGAGAGTATCTGGAAGACTGGATCGAAGAATTTCAGAAAGCATATCCCGAAGACAACTGGAAATTCGAACTGGAAGGAGATCCGCAGATGACCGGGCAGATCGGCACGCGTCTGAGCACCGATAATGAAGTGCCCGATATCTTCTTCGGATTGACGACGAACTGGCAGCAGTGGGCTTCCCGCGGGCTTTTGGCTGATCTCGGCGATGTATACGGAGCGCCCGTAGATGACGAAGGTACTACTCTTTTGGATTTCATGCGGCCGGGTGCGCGCGATTTCGGAAAGGTGAACGGAAAATATTACGCAATTCCCTGGAACGACAGTGCGGCGGGACTCATCTACAACAAAAAGATTTTTGATCAATATAAATTGCAGGTTCCCCAAACGGTGGAGGATCTGTACGCGCTGTGCGATACCATCAACCGTTTGCCCGTGAATACGGATAGTGACAAGACGAACGACATCGCCCCCTTTGCCTGGGGCGGCCAGGTCATTTCCTATTGGGATTTCGTAGTGCAGACATGGTGGGCGCAATACGAGGGCGCCGAGAGATATTCCGAATACTTCAAATACGATTCGGTGGACGGTTTTAAACAGGAAGGCCGTTTAAAAGCGCTGGAAGTTTTCGAAAACCTGGTGGTCGGAAAGGACGGCGTCCCCAAAAACAGTTATTCGGGCGCGATGGGGGATTCTCATATTCTTTCGCAAATGGCATTTTTGCAGGGGAAAGGCGCCATGATTCCCATGGGCGCATGGATGGAAACGGAAATGCGCAAGTCGATTCCCGACGGCTTCGAGATGCTTATGATGCCTACACCCTTTATCGCGGGCGCGAAAACGGACGCGTCGGGCAAACCCATTCAGGTAAACGCATCACAGGCGGGTGATTTCTTTATTGTGCCTAAAAATGCTCCCAATCTGGAAGGCGCGATCAAGTTCATGAAATTTATTCATACGAAAGAAATGACGTTGCTCTATACCGAAAATACGGGCACAGCACGTCCCTTTGACTATAATCCGTTGGAAGCGGAAGGACTGAGCGATTTTCAGAAATCCTGTTTGAATATTTATGAAAACAGCGTCACTGTTTACGAATTTTCGCAGAGCGTATTGTCCTGGCAGAATCTTGTGAGCAAGTGGCCGGGAACGGGCAGCCCGTATTCCAGAATGATACTGGATAACGAAAAGGCTTCTGATCTGTACGCCGAAATGAACTCGTATGTGTCTGAAAAATGGCCCGAATGGCAGAAACTCATCCATATGTAA